Proteins encoded by one window of Lathyrus oleraceus cultivar Zhongwan6 chromosome 1, CAAS_Psat_ZW6_1.0, whole genome shotgun sequence:
- the LOC127115470 gene encoding alkane hydroxylase MAH1-like, with protein sequence MIMLSTFLALAITLILPLFLYDFYQTLYLKTPAFTNWPFVGMLPRFLWNISRIHEFQVQLLKSKGGTVEFLRPWFTKMKTVITADPRNVHHIMSKSFDNFVKGDLFREMFQAFGEGIFTTDSIQWKYHRNLLQYLFKQRSFEAFQEKVIHNKVEKSLIPLLNHVQQLGLMDDLQDIFNRFTFDNICLIVLGNDPNCLSLDFPEIAVEKAFNQAEESIFYKHTVPKFVWRLQRWLQIGEEKKMTEACKVFDKFLYDCIASKCEELLKNCNKNEDDAKSEKNHHIDFLTAMIGEEKSKASENGDKFLRDFAFNLFVAGRDTITSALTWLFYLIATHPLVETNILKEIKENFGHKEKPWVLSVDETKKLVYLHGAICESLRLFPPVPFERKEAIKPDILPSGYHVYPNTMILVSIYAMGRYEDIWGKDCLEFKPERWISEWGGINYVPSYKFFSFNAGPRTCLGRDLAFIQIKMVVASILWNYCVHVVEDNYIIPNLSIILLMKHGLKVKITKRGI encoded by the coding sequence ATGATCATGCTATCAACTTTTCTAGCTCTGGCTATCACACTCATCCTCCCCTTATTCCTATATGATTTTTATCAAACACTATATCTCAAAACTCCTGCCTTCACAAATTGGCCTTTTGTTGGTATGCTACCAAGATTCCTTTGGAACATTTCACGTATTCATGAATTTCAAGTTCAATTGTTGAAATCAAAAGGTGGCACAGTTGAGTTCTTAAGACCTTGGTTTACCAAAATGAAAACTGTAATCACAGCTGATCCACGGAATGTCCACCACATTATGAGCAAGAGTTTCGACAACTTTGTGAAAGGTGATTTATTTCGCGAAATGTTTCAAGCTTTTGGTGAAGGTATTTTCACTACTGATTCAATTCAATGGAAATACCATAGGAATCTTCTTCAATATCTATTCAAACAAAGGAGCTTTGAAGCTTTTCAAGAGAAAGTCATTCACAACAAAGTTGAGAAATCATTGATTCCGCTACTCAATCATGTTCAACAACTAGGGTTGATGGATGATTTACAAGATATTTTCAATCGCTTTACATTTGATAATATTTGTTTGATAGTTCTTGGAAATGATCCTAATTGTCTTTCCTTAGATTTCCCTGAAATCGCGGTTGAGAAGGCTTTTAACCAAGCCGAAGAATCCATCTTCTATAAACACACTGTGCCAAAATTTGTTTGGAGGTTGCAAAGATGGCTTCAAATCGGCGAAGAGAAAAAAATGACTGAGGCATGCAAAGTATTTGACAAATTTCTATACGATTGTATAGCTTCAAAGTGTGAAGAGCTTTTGAAAAATTGCAACAAAAATGAAGATGATGCTAAAAGTGAGAAAAATCATCATATTGATTTTCTAACCGCGatgattggagaagaaaaatcaaaggCGAGTGAAAATGGTGACAAATTTCTAAGAGATTTTGCCTTCAATCTCTTTGTGGCCGGGAGAGATACTATAACTTCCGCGCTTACATGGTTATTTTATCTCATTGCTACACATCCTTTAGTGGAAACCAATATTCTCAAAGAGATAAAAGAAAACTTTGGACACAAAGAGAAGCCTTGGGTTTTAAGTGTCGATGAGACGAAAAAGCTTGTTTATCTCCATGGTGCTATATGTGAGTCGTTAAGGCTTTTTCCACCTGTACCCTTTGAGAGAAAGGAAGCAATTAAACCTGATATACTTCCAAGTGGTTATCATGTTTATCCTAATACAATGATATTGGTTTCTATatatgcaatgggaaggtatgAAGATATTTGGGGAAAAGATTGCTTGGAGTTCAAGCCAGAGAGATGGATTTCGGAGTGGGGAGGCATTAATTATGTGCCTTCTTACAAGTTCTTTAGTTTTAATGCTGGGCCTAGAACTTGTTTGGGAAGAGACTTGGCCTTTATTCAAATTAAGATGGTGGTTGCTTCTATTTTGTGGAACTATTGTGTCCATGTTGTGGAAGATAATTATATTATTCCTAACCTTTCAATTATACTTCTCATGAAACATGGTCTCAAGGTTAAGATAACCAAAAGGGGAATTTAG